The Nitrosarchaeum sp. genomic interval GTTAATCTTCCACTGGCACATTTATTATCTGATGATAGTCCAGAACGTGTTTTAAAACTTGTAAATTCAATGGGTATAGATGATGAAACTCCCGTAGTTATTTATGATGATACATTTGGTGCACTTGCATCTAGAGTTGCCTGGACATTGGAATATCTTGGTCATTCTGATGTGTCTTTGCTTGAAACGACTTTTAGTACGTGGAAATCCTTAGGTTTGGAAAATGATAATCTAGTACCAAATATTCAAAGTAAAGAACATTCCATTCATTTAAGACCTGAAATTTTAGCTACTTCTGATTATTTGGAAAAATCTAAGGATAACTCTGGTGTTATTCTAATTGATAATAGAGAGAGGTTAAACTACCTTGAGCAACACATCCCAGGTGCGATTAATATCCCATATAGAACGCTTGCAACTCAAGATAAAATTTTACGATCTAAGGACGATA includes:
- a CDS encoding rhodanese-like domain-containing protein, encoding MSQEKAIKTTTNVDSLRSEIRDKSVRVIDVRREDDYKQSHIPTAVNLPLAHLLSDDSPERVLKLVNSMGIDDETPVVIYDDTFGALASRVAWTLEYLGHSDVSLLETTFSTWKSLGLENDNLVPNIQSKEHSIHLRPEILATSDYLEKSKDNSGVILIDNRERLNYLEQHIPGAINIPYRTLATQDKILRSKDDMKRLLENRRISGDSEIITYCGSVGTLSGLAYYALKSVGLSNVKLYVRSFKEWKGLEKPIVKQQDAHYWDLSAE